Proteins encoded in a region of the Thunnus maccoyii chromosome 4, fThuMac1.1, whole genome shotgun sequence genome:
- the LOC121895747 gene encoding uncharacterized protein LOC121895747: MKEEEECGEGVTEEGKYYEIQVEMPGLHSNEETLTAASRLSGIAEVADDVTAKVADDVTAHDDISLSSGSFSLLGGGGGGGGGGGDEVTCGRRLSRLLQELRKTVLPAHWVAVLADGPLLQLLQCSRLSSMLTTIIHIQPDLCFFITVENQLLPDTHTLYQTHTQRITRLSQLVSLLLELEGFVVCRDSRVRSCHLLVAPPRLTCLPCRLGDEGEEDEEEEDEEGEEVEEDISDKQS, from the exons atgaaggaggaggaggagtgcgGTGAAGGAGTGACGGAGGAGGGAAAGTACTACGAGATCCAGGTGGAGATGCCGGGGCTCCACTCCAACGAGGAGACGCTTACGGCGGCATCAAGGCTTTCTGGAATCGCAGAGGTCGCCGATGATGTCACAGCAAAGGTCGCCGATGATGTCACAGCCCATGACGACATTTCATTG agctCGGGGTCGTTCAGCCTGTTaggaggcggcggcggcggcggcggcggcggcggtgatGAGGTCACATGTGGGCGGCGCTTGTCACGGCTGCTGCAGGAGCTGAGGAAGACGGTGCTGCCGGCTCATTGGGTAGCTGTTCTGGCTGACGGacctctgctgcagctgctgcagtgctccAGG CTGTCCTCCATGCTCACCACCATCATCCACATCCAGCCGGATCTCTGCTTCTTCATCACTGTAGAGAACCAGCTgctgccagacacacacactctgtaccagacacacacacagcggatCACACGCCTGagccag CTGGTGTCTCTGCTGTTGGAGCTTGAAGGGTTCGTCGTCTGTCGAGACTCGAGGGTTCGATCCTGCCACCTGCTGGTCGCCCCGCCCCGCCTCACCTGTCTGCCCTGCCGGCTGGGGGACGAgggggaggaggatgaagaagaagaggatgaagaaggagaggaggtggaggaggataTAAGTGACAAACAGAGCTGa